The Camelina sativa cultivar DH55 chromosome 14, Cs, whole genome shotgun sequence genome includes a window with the following:
- the LOC104742511 gene encoding uncharacterized protein LOC104742511: MVMAKNRTKFYIAFLVFLIVVGSVLLTIEGRPVKDSSRSSTQLTDSSVFNGSVMSSFKPVESSVQDFSWLATVKQSGPSPGVGHHRAKGYKMFGRAENSGPSPGVGH, encoded by the coding sequence ATGGTGATGGCTAAGAACCGCACCAAGTTCTACATAgcgtttcttgtttttttgataGTGGTGGGATCTGTGTTACTAACCATTGAAGGACGACCGGTCAAGGATAGTTCGAGATCCTCGACCCAATTAACAGATTCATCTGTGTTCAATGGAAGCGTAATGTCCTCGTTTAAACCAGTCGAGTCTTCGGTACAAGATTTTTCATGGTTAGCCACAGTGAAACAGTCCGGGCCAAGCCCAGGCGTTGGGCATCATCGAGCTAAGGGCTACAAAATGTTTGGACGAGCCGAAAATTCTGGTCCTAGTCCTGGTGTTGGACACTAG
- the LOC104742510 gene encoding U-box domain-containing protein 26, whose translation MPGNLEPLDLGIQIPYHFRCPISLDLMSDPVTISTGQTYDRTSIDSWIAMGNTTCPVTRVSLSDFTLIPNHTLRRLIQEWCVANRSNGVERIPTPKQPADPISVRSLLSQASAITGTHVSVRSRAAAIRRLRGLARDSEKNRVLIAAHNAREVLVRILFADVETTSSSSELVSESLALLVVLHMTETECEAVASDPGRVGFLTRLLFDSSIEIRVNAAALVEMVLTGSKSTDLKLVISGSDSIFEGVLDLLRNPISSRRALKIGIKAIFALCLVKQTRHLAISAGAPGILIDRLAADFDRCDTERGLATVELLCRLPEGCAAFGEHALTVPLMVKTILRVSDRATEYAAGALLALCTAEERCRDEAAAAGLVTQLLLLVQSDCTERAKRKAQMLLKLLRDSWPDDSSTVNSDDFGRTEVAPF comes from the coding sequence atgccGGGTAATTTAGAGCCGTTGGATCTCGGAATCCAAATACCATACCATTTCAGATGCCCAATCTCACTCGACCTAATGTCCGATCCCGTTACCATCTCCACAGGTCAAACCTACGACCGCACCAGCATCGACTCATGGATCGCTATGGGCAACACCACTTGCCCCGTCACACGCGTCTCTCTCTCCGACTTCACTCTCATCCCTAACCACACTCTCCGCCGTCTCATCCAAGAATGGTGCGTCGCTAACCGCTCCAACGGCGTTGAACGGATCCCTACTCCTAAACAACCTGCGGATCCTATCTCCGTTAGGTCTCTACTCAGCCAAGCTTCCGCAATTACCGGAACTCACGTCTCTGTTCGCTCCCGCGCCGCCGCGATTCGTCGTTTGAGAGGATTGGCTAGAGATAGCGAGAAGAATCGCGTTTTGATCGCTGCTCATAACGCCAGGGAGGTTTTGGTCAGGATTCTGTTCGCCGATGTCGAAACGACGTCGTCTTCGTCGGAGCTTGTTTCTGAGTCGCTCGCTCTCTTGGTTGTATTGCATATGACGGAGACGGAGTGTGAGGCTGTAGCTTCGGAtccgggtcgggtcgggtttttgactcggttgttgtttgattcCTCGATTGAAATTAGGGTTAACGCCGCGGCGTTGGTTGAGATGGTGTTGACCGGATCCAAATCGACGGATCTGAAATTGGTGATTTCCGGATCCGATTCGATTTTCGAAGGCGTTCTCGATCTTCTCAGGAATCCGATTTCGTCGCGGCGAGCTTTGAAGATCGGAATCAAGGCCATCTTCGCGCTCTGCCTCGTGAAACAGACGAGACATCTCGCGATCTCCGCCGGAGCTCCGGGGATTTTGATCGACCGTCTCGCCGCGGATTTCGACAGGTGCGATACGGAGAGAGGTTTAGCGACGGTGGAGCTGCTCTGCCGGTTACCGGAAGGATGCGCGGCGTTTGGCGAGCACGCTTTGACGGTGCCGCTTATGGTGAAGACGATACTGAGGGTTTCGGATAGAGCGACGGAGTACGCGGCGGGAGCGTTGTTGGCTTTGTGTACGGCGGAGGAAAGGTGTAGAGATGAGGCTGCGGCGGCGGGGTTGGTGACGCAGTTGTTGCTTCTGGTGCAGAGTGATTGTACGGAGAGAGCGAAGAGGAAAGCTCAGATGCTTTTGAAGCTTCTCAGAGACTCTTGGCCTGACGATTCTTCTACCGTTAACTCCGACGATTTTGGTCGTACTGAAGTGGCGccgttttga